One part of the Vicia villosa cultivar HV-30 ecotype Madison, WI linkage group LG6, Vvil1.0, whole genome shotgun sequence genome encodes these proteins:
- the LOC131613752 gene encoding uncharacterized protein LOC131613752: MDKSKFCRFHKGHGHNTEDCIHLKDAIDILIKEGHLKQYAKKQEAAKEAKPITEEKPAEDTPAMQVAMSITTPEDFYLPDWANSATSTSSHSGWEMFPSAMVISGGGFSKLTVGSVKRKFDELLSASSSKAVALDQGSPSSISFYKEELPGGAPNATVPLLIRAQMANFDVRRILVDQGSSVDIMYSQLFKTLQLNDSHLTSYVGSDLQGFNGTVTKMWGFVKLIVSIGSAETARAVKVQFLVIDCPSIFQCILGRPTLAELIAVPSTVHLKLQYYTTKG; this comes from the coding sequence ATGGATAAATCAAAGTTCTGCCGATTCCACAAAGGCCACGGGCACAACACCGAGGACTGCATCCACCTAAAGGATGCCATAGATATATTAATCAAGGAGGGACACTTGAAGCAATACGCGAAAAAGCAGGAGGCCGCCAAAGAAGCCAAACCAATCACCGAGGAAAAGCCGGCGGAGGATACGCCcgccatgcaagtggccatgagCATCACTACGCCGGAAGACTTTTACCTCCCTGACTGGGCCAACTCAGCGACCTCCACCTCTTCTCACAGCGGATGGGAGATGTTCCCCTCCGCCATGGTCATATCGGGCGGGGGATTCAGCAAGCTCACCGTGGGATCCGTGAAACGAAAATTCGACGAGCTACTCTCAGCCAGTTCGAGCAAAGCCGTTGCTCTCGACCAAGGCAGCCCATCCTCTATATCCTTCTACAAAGAAGAATTGCCCGGGGGAGCACCCAATGCCACCGTTCCCCTCCTCATCCGGGCTCAGATGGCCAACTTTGACGTCCGACGCATATTGGTCGATCAAGGAAGCTCGgttgacatcatgtactcccaactgTTCAAAACGCTGCAGCTTAACGACAGCCACCTCACCTCCTACGTAGGATCGGACCTACAAGGTTTCAACGGCACGGTAACTAAAATGTGGGGCTTCGTCAAGCTCATAGTTTCAATCGGATCGGCGGAAACCGCGAGGGCCGTTAAGGTCCAATTCCTGGTCATCGACTGTCCGTCGATATTCCAATGCATCCTCGGACGCCCGACCCTGGCCGAGTTGATCGCGGTCCCTTCAACCGTGCATCTCAAACTCCAATACTACACAACCAAAGGATAA
- the LOC131613753 gene encoding uncharacterized protein LOC131613753 produces MDGKCERALSHLKQALSNPTVLYRPEAGEILYLYLAVSTEAVSTALIRETPEGQKPIYFTSKALQGPEVRYQQIEKVGLALITAARRLRHYFLAYTIVLRTEQPVKQLLAHPDISERMLRWSLELAEFDIKYEGRKALKAQVLADFVAEMAFPETTNNNARRWTLYVDGASSSTGSGAGIILENEEGTLIEVSLSLSFPTSNNQAEYEALLAGLRLANDLEAEEIEVFTDSQLVTFHISGEYQVKSEALAEYLALVRERLTRFRSAKVKHIPREHNSRADVLSKLASTRKKGDNKSVIHEILPKPSTESPLAITLVNAIGDSSCWMNPIYNYLTSDLLPADPKEASVIRRRAFSYVLVENRLYRRGFSIPLLKCIDEGTVPHILREIHEGINSQHLGGRSLARKALRAGYYWPTMQDDAREYVKKCDKCQRFGDMHLSPPNELKSLSSPWPFAWWGMDLLGPFVTGSNQNKYLIVAIDYFTKWIEAEPLAKITFLNILRF; encoded by the coding sequence ATGGACGGAAAGTGTGAGCGCGCCCTCTCCCATCTCAAGCAAGCCCTCTCCAACCCAACGGTCTTATACCGGCCTGAGGCCGGAGAAATCCTATACCTCTATCTCGCCGTATCCACCGAGGCCGTCAGCACGGCCTTAATACGAGAAACCCCAGAAGGCCAGAAACCCATTTACTTCACAAGCAAAGCACTGCAAGGCCCCGAGGTCAGATACCAGCAAATCGAAAAGGTCGGACTCGCATTAATAACCGCGGCCCGGAGACTCAGGCACTATTTCCTAGCCTATACCATAGTCTTGCGAACCGAGCAACCCGTGAAACAATTGCTTGCACACCCCGATATATCCGAAAGGATGCTCCGTTGGTCATTAGAGCTTGCAGAGTTCGACATCAAATATGAAGGAAGAAAAGCCCTTAAGGCACAGGTCTTGGCAGATTTCGTGGCCGAAATGGCCTTCCccgaaacaacaaacaacaacgcccGGAGATGGACCTTATACGTGGACGGGGCGTCAAGCTCAACTGGCAGCGGAGCAGGGATCATCCTAGAAAACGAGGAAGGAACTCTCATAGAAGTATCCCTCTCGCTCTCATTCCCAACATCCAACAACCAAGCCGAGTATGAGGCCTTGCTTGCCGGACTGCGCCTCGCAAACGACTTAGAAGCCGAGGAAATTGAGGTATTCACCGATTCTCAACTGGTCACATTCCATATCTCAGGCGAATATCAGGTCAAAAGCGAAGCCCTCGCCGAATATCTGGCCCTCGTACGAGAAAGACTAACCCGTTTCAGGAGCGCCAAAGTAAAACACATCCCAAGGGAACACAACTCCCGGGCGGACGTCCTATCAAAACTAGCTAGTACGAGGAAGAAAGGGGACAACAAATCTGTAATCCACGAAATATTGCCAAAACCCAGTACTGAATCTCCACTCGCAATAACACTCGTAAACGCGATAGGGGATTCGTCCTGCTGGATGAACCCCATATATAATTACCTAACTAGCGACCTCCTGCCCGCCGATCCCAAAGAGGCCTCCGTAATCCGAAGGAGAGCCTTCTCGTACGTCTTGGTCGAAAATCGCCTCTATCGACGAGGATTTTCCATACCCCTCCTCAAATGCATAGATGAGGGCACGGTTCCTCACATACTCCGAGAGATACACGAGGGAATCAACTCGCAACACTTAGGAGGGAGATCTCTCGCCCGGAAAGCCCTCCGAGCCGGATACTATTGGCCCACGATGCAAGACGATGCCAGGGAATACGTAAAGAAATGCGACAAGTGCCAGCGTTTTGGGGACATGCACCTTTCACCCCCCAACGAACTCAAGTCTTTGTCATCTCCATGGCCGTTCGCGTGGTGGGGCATGGATCTCCTCGGCCCGTTCGTAACCGGGAGCAATCAGAACAAGTATCTAATAGTCGCGATCGACTATTTCACTAAGTGGATCGAGGCCGAACCATTAGCCAAAATCACCTTCTTAAACATACTTCGCTTCTAG